The genome window AAGACCAGCTTGACGGATATTTCATCACCGAGGAACAACATAAAAAATTGGCGTTGTTCCCAATCTCGAAGGAACTTCGCTATGCCGTCCCATTCTATACTGTTGATAAGGTTTGCGATGTATTTAAGCGTATGGCTAAGAGTTCGCCGGGCAAGCTGGTTGTTTATGCCGATGATGGCGAGAAATTCGGTATCTGGCCGGATACATACAAGCTTTGTTATGAGGAAAAATGGTTGGCTGATTTTTTCGAGATGATATCAAAAAATTCCAATTGGCTGAAAATGAAATTTTTCTCCGAGGCAATCGATGATTTCGAGCCTAACGGCAGGATATATCTTCCCACAGCATCCTATGCCGAGATGGGTCAGTGGTCTTTGCCATCGCAGGGATTTAATCATTATGAGGAAATCGAAAAGCATTTCAAGCAAAATAATCTATGGGAAAGCCGCGGATACTTGGTGCGCGGCGGATTCTGGCGAAATTTCCTATCGAAATATCCCGAATCGAATAATATGCATAAGAAGATGTATCGAGTCGCTTTAAAAATTGAACGGCTTGAGGAGAAGCTTCCGACTTCAAAGAAAAAGAAATTAGCTAAGGCTATTGATTTGCTTTACCAGGGACAATGCAATTGTCAATACTGGCATGGCGTATTTGGCGGGCTGTATTTAAACCATCTGAGGTATGCCGCCTATAATCGTCTCATTCGGGCTGAAAATATTGCTGATAACCTGGGCGCATTGCCCAAAAGCGGCAGCTTGGAAATAGTTGATTTTGATGATGACGGCAGGAATGAAATTATAGCTGAAACAGGTTATCTGAACGCCTATTTCTCTCCACGGTTTGGCGGTTCGATGTTTGAATTAGACCTTAAAAAGAAAGGCTTTAACCTTTTGGATACGATGACACGCCGCGAGGAAGGATATCACAACAAACTGTTTCAACTTCAGAATCAAAATGAAAGCGATAGTAAATCTATCCATGACCGAATCGAGGCTAAAGAAGAAGGTTTGGAGAAATACCTTATATATGATTGGCATCGACGAATATCATTTGTTGACCATATTATGCCAACTGAAACGGGTTTTGAGCAGTTTGCCTCGAATGATTATCAGGAGTCAGGCGACTTTATTATTGAGCCATTTACATATAAAACCAGAAAAACTCCCGCTAAGCTGATAGTTGAGTTTCTGCGTGAAGGGCGAATCAAACATGAAGACAGCGCTAACAATCTGTCAATAGAAAAGGACATTTCAATAATGCTTAAGCAGCCGGTAATTGAGGCTGTTTATACGCTTGAAAATCAGTCGGCTGCAGAGCTTCATTTTGCTTTTGGGGTTGAGTTCAATTGGTCGATGCTTGCCGGCGACTCGGCCGACCGATATTATTATATCGATAACCATAAATTAGAACACAGCAGGATGAACAGCCATGGGGAAACCCCGGACGTGAATGTTTTCGGGCTTGCAGATAAATATCATAAGCTTGATATCAATATCAGCTTATCGGAGTCTTGCCGATTATGGCGTTTCCCGATTGAGACTGTGAGTTTATCGGAACATGGTTTCGAGAGAGTGTATCAATCCTCGCTTACCTGTCCTTGTTTTGAGATAAAGCTGACGCCGGGTGAGTCGCGTAAGCTGGTAATCAAGATAGAATTTAAAAATTTGCAGGAATAATGCTGATAGTTGTTGCTTTTTCGACAACCTGACAAGCTTACGGCTTGATCTGCTTTAGATTTAGGATTATGGGAAATATCCAGCTAAATAAAATGTTGACATTCGGTTAATTATTCCTTTTATATATTAAAGTATTTATATTTAGATTATCTATCAAAGGAGGAACTATGAATGGTATATGTCACATCGAGATTCCCTCGAAGGATTTTGAAAAAGCCAAGAGATTCTACGGTGATGTTTTCAATTGGAAATTTCAGGATATTACCGAAATGAGCTATATGACTTTCATGGCTCCCGATGGTGTTAATGGCGGGTTTACTAAGAAATTTGCAATCGCTTCTAATCCGGGTATTGTTTTTTATATTGAGGTTGAGGACATTCCGGCGGCAATAAAAAAATCAGAGAAAGCCGGTGGAAATACTTTGGTTGCCAAAACTGAGATTTCATCTGAATTTGGCTATTTCGCTTTCATAAATGACCTTGAGGGCAACAGGATAGGTCTCTGGGCTAAGAAATAATTTTTATTTCAGGCTGATTAACAAGCGCTGTTCCAAACCTGCCCGAATATTTTAACCAGATTTTGCAGCCCTGCCCGCCGGCAGGCAGGTTGGAATTTTATTTTGGCAGTGATTATCATATAAAGCATGCTATAAATCGATATCATTCTCTGGTTGCCAAGCGCCGCTTGGTAACCAGAGG of Candidatus Zixiibacteriota bacterium contains these proteins:
- a CDS encoding VOC family protein; the encoded protein is MNGICHIEIPSKDFEKAKRFYGDVFNWKFQDITEMSYMTFMAPDGVNGGFTKKFAIASNPGIVFYIEVEDIPAAIKKSEKAGGNTLVAKTEISSEFGYFAFINDLEGNRIGLWAKK
- a CDS encoding DUF1926 domain-containing protein; translated protein: MINFCFGIHNHQPVGNFDFVFEKAYQQCYLPFVKLLAEYPDIKTTLHNTGVLWQWLQNNHPEYFEHIKMLLDAGQLELLSGGFYEPILPVIFDSHKIGQIKMLNDYIKRNFSVKSRGMWLAERVWEPHLAGTIRDCGLEYTILDDTHFRWAGLTEDQLDGYFITEEQHKKLALFPISKELRYAVPFYTVDKVCDVFKRMAKSSPGKLVVYADDGEKFGIWPDTYKLCYEEKWLADFFEMISKNSNWLKMKFFSEAIDDFEPNGRIYLPTASYAEMGQWSLPSQGFNHYEEIEKHFKQNNLWESRGYLVRGGFWRNFLSKYPESNNMHKKMYRVALKIERLEEKLPTSKKKKLAKAIDLLYQGQCNCQYWHGVFGGLYLNHLRYAAYNRLIRAENIADNLGALPKSGSLEIVDFDDDGRNEIIAETGYLNAYFSPRFGGSMFELDLKKKGFNLLDTMTRREEGYHNKLFQLQNQNESDSKSIHDRIEAKEEGLEKYLIYDWHRRISFVDHIMPTETGFEQFASNDYQESGDFIIEPFTYKTRKTPAKLIVEFLREGRIKHEDSANNLSIEKDISIMLKQPVIEAVYTLENQSAAELHFAFGVEFNWSMLAGDSADRYYYIDNHKLEHSRMNSHGETPDVNVFGLADKYHKLDINISLSESCRLWRFPIETVSLSEHGFERVYQSSLTCPCFEIKLTPGESRKLVIKIEFKNLQE